Proteins encoded by one window of Mesorhizobium sp. INR15:
- a CDS encoding DsbE family thiol:disulfide interchange protein produces MSTETETPAPARRRLIVLLPLLIFLGLAGLFLSQLLSGRDISEVPSALIGLPAPTTNLPALEGINLPGLDSKQFAGKVTLVNVFASWCAPCREEHPVLLALSQDKRFTMAALNYKDRPENARRFLGDLGNPFQAIGVDEAGRTAIDWGVYGVPETFVIGKDGKIAYKHVGPLTPESAKELLLPQIDKALAAH; encoded by the coding sequence ATGAGTACGGAAACGGAAACACCAGCGCCTGCCCGCCGGCGTCTGATCGTGCTTTTGCCGCTGCTGATCTTTCTTGGGCTGGCAGGACTGTTCCTGTCGCAGCTTTTGTCCGGGCGTGACATTTCGGAAGTGCCATCGGCGCTGATCGGCTTGCCGGCGCCAACAACAAATCTGCCAGCACTCGAAGGCATCAACCTGCCCGGGCTGGACTCGAAGCAGTTTGCCGGCAAGGTGACGCTGGTCAATGTCTTTGCGTCATGGTGCGCGCCGTGCCGGGAAGAGCATCCGGTGCTTCTGGCATTGTCTCAGGACAAGCGCTTCACCATGGCGGCGCTGAACTACAAGGACCGGCCGGAAAATGCCCGCCGCTTCCTTGGCGATCTCGGCAATCCGTTCCAGGCGATCGGTGTCGACGAGGCGGGCCGCACCGCGATTGATTGGGGTGTTTATGGGGTGCCGGAGACCTTCGTCATCGGCAAGGACGGCAAGATCGCCTACAAGCATGTCGGCCCGCTGACGCCTGAGTCAGCCAAGGAGCTGCTGCTGCCGCAAATCGACAAGGCACTTGCGGCACATTGA
- a CDS encoding SMP-30/gluconolactonase/LRE family protein, which translates to MAAADYYEVLDPRFARLFNGSAQVDKLFTGCRWAEGPAWFAAGRYVVWSDIPNNRMMRYDETDGSVSVFRQPSGNSNGNTVDRQGRLVTCEHSGRRVSRTEFDGSITTIADKWRGKRLNSPNDAVVKSDGSIWFTDPSYGIDTDYEGDKAESEIGACHVYRVDPGTGDVEAVITDMVRPNGLAFSPDESKLYVVDTGRTHGAQNPAHMRVFNVGKGGKKVSGEKVFADCTAGLFDGFRLDEDGRIWSSAADGIHCYDPDGTLIGKVKVPEVTANCVFGGNKLNCLYIAGTTSLYMVRLMVNGARTY; encoded by the coding sequence ATGGCGGCCGCAGACTATTATGAAGTTCTCGATCCGCGCTTCGCGCGTCTGTTCAATGGCAGCGCGCAGGTGGACAAGCTGTTCACCGGATGCCGCTGGGCGGAAGGGCCGGCCTGGTTCGCGGCTGGCCGCTATGTCGTCTGGTCCGACATCCCGAACAACCGCATGATGCGCTACGACGAGACCGACGGCAGCGTCAGCGTGTTCCGCCAGCCGTCCGGCAATTCCAACGGCAACACCGTCGACCGGCAGGGCCGGCTGGTGACGTGCGAGCATTCAGGCCGCCGTGTCAGCCGCACCGAGTTTGACGGATCCATCACCACCATCGCCGACAAATGGCGCGGCAAGCGGCTGAATTCGCCCAACGACGCCGTGGTGAAATCCGACGGCTCGATCTGGTTCACCGATCCGAGCTACGGCATCGACACCGACTATGAGGGCGACAAGGCCGAGAGCGAGATTGGCGCCTGCCATGTCTACCGGGTCGATCCCGGCACTGGCGACGTCGAGGCTGTCATCACCGACATGGTCAGGCCCAACGGGCTCGCCTTCTCGCCGGACGAGAGCAAGCTCTATGTCGTCGACACAGGCCGCACGCACGGTGCGCAGAACCCGGCGCATATGCGGGTGTTCAATGTCGGCAAGGGCGGCAAGAAAGTCTCCGGCGAAAAGGTCTTCGCCGATTGCACCGCCGGCCTGTTCGACGGCTTCCGGCTCGACGAGGACGGTCGGATCTGGTCGAGCGCCGCCGACGGCATCCATTGCTACGACCCGGACGGCACATTGATCGGCAAGGTCAAGGTGCCGGAAGTCACCGCCAATTGCGTGTTCGGCGGCAACAAGCTGAACTGCCTCTACATCGCCGGCACCACCTCGCTCTACATGGTGCGGCTGATGGTCAACGGCGCCAGGACGTATTGA
- the ccmA gene encoding heme ABC exporter ATP-binding protein CcmA, which translates to MRLIAENLGGERGGETVFSGIGFALEDGQALVVTGPNGSGKSTLLRVIAGLLPVAQGKVRLEGGGEAFPSIASACHYLGHQNAMKTALSVAENLRFWRDFHGAGQLDVEEALEQVGLGGLGHLPFGYLSTGQRRRAAIAKLLVSHRPLWLLDEPTAGLDKASEQRFAGLMTRYCAEGGMIVAATHLPLGLEGVKELRMGEVD; encoded by the coding sequence ATGCGGCTTATCGCCGAAAATCTGGGCGGTGAACGCGGCGGCGAGACGGTGTTTTCCGGCATCGGCTTTGCCCTGGAGGACGGCCAGGCGCTTGTCGTCACCGGGCCGAACGGCTCGGGCAAATCGACGCTGCTCAGGGTCATTGCCGGGCTGCTGCCGGTGGCGCAGGGCAAGGTGCGACTCGAGGGTGGCGGCGAGGCGTTCCCGTCGATCGCCTCAGCCTGCCATTATCTCGGCCATCAGAACGCGATGAAGACAGCGCTCAGCGTGGCGGAGAATCTGCGTTTCTGGCGCGATTTTCATGGCGCGGGCCAGCTCGATGTCGAAGAGGCGCTGGAGCAAGTCGGTCTGGGCGGCCTCGGCCATCTGCCCTTCGGATATTTGTCGACGGGGCAACGGCGGCGCGCGGCGATCGCGAAATTGCTGGTCAGCCATCGGCCGCTATGGTTGCTCGACGAGCCGACGGCGGGATTGGACAAGGCGTCCGAACAGCGGTTTGCCGGGCTGATGACCAGATATTGTGCGGAAGGCGGGATGATTGTCGCGGCAACGCATCTGCCGCTGGGGCTGGAGGGCGTGAAGGAATTGCGGATGGGGGAGGTCGACTGA
- a CDS encoding NADPH-dependent FMN reductase has protein sequence MLNLLAISGSLRAASTNSALVTALALNAPAGCGVTVYDGLGRLPIFNPDDEGERTPREASALIEAVTSADGIIVSCPEYAHGVPGGLKNALDWLVSRDAAVDKPAMLVHASPRSMFARAALAEIMRTMSFALYEETALEIALIGKKPPEFDKILAEPASRQAMRDALAAFAHFIASR, from the coding sequence TTGCTCAACCTCCTTGCCATATCGGGCAGCCTGCGGGCTGCCTCGACCAATTCGGCGCTGGTCACGGCTCTGGCGCTCAACGCGCCGGCTGGCTGTGGCGTCACCGTCTATGACGGGCTCGGCCGCCTGCCGATCTTCAACCCCGACGACGAAGGCGAGCGCACGCCCCGCGAAGCTTCCGCGCTGATCGAGGCCGTCACCAGCGCCGACGGCATCATCGTCTCCTGTCCGGAATATGCGCATGGCGTGCCGGGCGGGCTGAAGAACGCCCTCGACTGGCTGGTGTCGCGCGACGCCGCCGTCGACAAGCCGGCGATGCTGGTGCACGCCTCGCCACGATCGATGTTTGCCCGAGCCGCTCTGGCCGAGATCATGCGGACCATGTCGTTTGCGCTGTATGAAGAGACTGCGCTCGAGATCGCCCTGATCGGCAAGAAGCCACCGGAATTCGACAAGATCCTGGCGGAGCCGGCAAGCCGGCAGGCGATGCGTGACGCGCTTGCGGCTTTTGCGCACTTCATCGCCAGTCGCTGA
- a CDS encoding 4-oxalocrotonate tautomerase family protein, with the protein MPFVNIRIVKEVIAADPAGKKADIARKVTAAIMDATGLGNDDVWVVFEEVNARDWYVGKTDVETLRKG; encoded by the coding sequence ATGCCGTTCGTCAACATTCGCATCGTCAAGGAAGTGATCGCCGCCGATCCGGCGGGCAAGAAGGCCGACATCGCCAGGAAAGTCACGGCAGCCATCATGGATGCCACCGGGCTCGGCAACGACGATGTCTGGGTGGTCTTCGAGGAGGTCAACGCGCGCGACTGGTATGTCGGCAAGACGGATGTCGAGACATTGCGGAAGGGTTAG
- the ccmB gene encoding heme exporter protein CcmB — protein sequence MWSLFLRDIRLNIRAGGGALTGVIFFLAVIVTIPFGVGPDLKLLARIGPAILWIGALLACLLGLDRLFQADREDGSLDLLVLGNDRHMLALTVLVKCLAHWAGSVLPLVIAAPLLGLFMNMEPAGIGATALTLLVGTPAITFIGAVGAAVAVALPRGGLLISVLVLPLTIPVLIFGVSASYGATADPDPFLQPFLILAALTLFLLVLGPVAAALALRHGTD from the coding sequence ATGTGGTCCCTCTTCCTGCGCGACATTCGCCTCAACATCCGTGCCGGCGGTGGCGCACTGACCGGGGTGATCTTCTTTCTCGCCGTCATCGTCACAATCCCGTTCGGCGTTGGTCCGGATTTGAAGCTGCTGGCCCGCATCGGCCCAGCGATCCTGTGGATCGGCGCGCTGCTCGCCTGCCTGCTCGGCCTCGACCGCTTGTTCCAGGCCGATCGCGAGGACGGTTCGCTCGATCTGCTGGTGCTCGGCAACGACCGTCACATGCTGGCGCTGACGGTTCTGGTGAAGTGCCTGGCGCATTGGGCAGGCAGCGTGTTGCCGCTGGTGATCGCGGCTCCCCTGCTCGGCCTGTTCATGAACATGGAGCCGGCCGGCATCGGCGCCACCGCGCTGACCCTGCTGGTCGGCACGCCTGCGATCACCTTTATCGGTGCCGTGGGTGCGGCGGTGGCGGTGGCGCTGCCGCGCGGCGGGCTGCTGATTTCGGTTCTGGTGCTGCCGCTGACCATTCCGGTGCTGATCTTCGGGGTTTCAGCCAGCTATGGTGCGACGGCGGACCCCGATCCCTTCCTGCAGCCCTTCCTCATTCTCGCCGCGCTGACGCTGTTTCTTCTGGTGCTCGGACCTGTGGCCGCCGCACTTGCGTTGCGCCACGGCACGGATTGA
- the ccmD gene encoding heme exporter protein CcmD: MSVHALYVTAAYAVTAVGLAGLVGWILIDQRARKRELAELEAAGVRRRSDKAGKS, from the coding sequence ATGAGCGTGCACGCGCTTTACGTGACCGCTGCCTATGCCGTCACCGCTGTCGGCCTGGCCGGTCTGGTCGGCTGGATTCTCATCGACCAGCGGGCCCGAAAGCGCGAACTCGCCGAGCTGGAGGCCGCCGGCGTGCGCAGGCGCTCCGACAAGGCAGGGAAATCATGA